In one window of Camelus bactrianus isolate YW-2024 breed Bactrian camel chromosome 29, ASM4877302v1, whole genome shotgun sequence DNA:
- the RPS20 gene encoding small ribosomal subunit protein uS10: MAFKDTGKTPVEPEVAIHRIRITLTSRNVKSLEKVCADLIRGAKEKNLKVKGPVRMPTKTLRITTRKTPCGEGSKTWDRFQMRIHKRLIDLHSPSEIVKQITSISIEPGVEVEVTIADA; this comes from the exons ATG GCGTTTAAAGACACTGGCAAGACTCCCGTGGAGCCGGAGGTGGCCATTCACCGCATTAGGATCACCCTGACCAGCCGCAACGTGAAGTCCCTGGAGAAGG TCTGTGCTGACCTGATCAGAGGCGCCAAGGAGAAGAACCTCAAAGTGAAGGGGCCGGTCCGGATGCCCACCAAG ACTCTGAGAATAACTACAAGGAAGACTCCTTGTGGTGAAGGTTCTAAGACTTGGGACCGTTTTCAGATGAGGATCCACAAGCGGCTCATTGACTTGCACAGCCCTTCTGAGATCGTTAAGCAGATCACTTCCATCAGCATTGAGCCCGGAGTCGAGGTTGAGGTTACCATTGCAGATGCTTAA